The following coding sequences are from one Leguminivora glycinivorella isolate SPB_JAAS2020 chromosome 7, LegGlyc_1.1, whole genome shotgun sequence window:
- the LOC125227732 gene encoding LOW QUALITY PROTEIN: uncharacterized protein LOC125227732 (The sequence of the model RefSeq protein was modified relative to this genomic sequence to represent the inferred CDS: deleted 5 bases in 3 codons; substituted 2 bases at 2 genomic stop codons) encodes MERQQCNPLQNFDDSKSEILKKRLLKSSSAPACNNLATTGSQHNVLLNTLRTPISSSMIVSSVGSGQGALPLQHGLVTHSLAPVKLHPSPAQYPLQLSTVHVPVQIPGTSANINVPVQLSGPSSSVPLQIAPVSLPIQVSGTTSVPVQLPAGDTINVPLQIPGASQNIQLGAPGMQSMPILQSSSQPMSSIIHVHMGSNPRSNSMDNGGDMTVTSTSQIQTVTSGGQVHMGNNSTVVQIPSSVNNSIQLALPNSVSSGTVQLRGATRNVPHVVYIQTPQGLKPVTSTDVISQASTSGNPPQIIVRRPVTSNSNIHLISNVNNKPNIAPKIGQGKTVLAPAATPPIVIQKPKNNEKMIVPVSIAPGTAGKQAIAYLSSVKKPNTKNMADNQSILISNNQSTVNSNNQKLFLTPMNMPKIQNTKFILPVTLPATMASKGPIINLQIANGQIQNDPQGGITVMRDSAGLESADMPPLQPLAKIGNLNGNSKETNPVPQSPSKCETYTISIPGSRAEPTEEQGTYTLSIPETNASMNDDIYTVSIADDEDRSREKSFTLAIPEKGKSLLNRNDREEXSWFHVTIAAPAILRRSNSDNSERKASNANLKRRISLCNENFTSKNIKLTQPLPKPVEKSEEPPDSDNNDDHRVPSLFCDEKLDKDLECKVILGDSDEDYKEKKEPETKSLLYYQKDMKNDRMKRESVDSALEEDPPGLFWNNGIAQLQGSTLQFQTNEFGLIDIIDARSXRVTSPPSAKYHTPLKQRERPREKKPTSPEDLYRCDGCGCHGMAAEFITPNFCSLTCQSDVQKITQKKRDRERAELTRRRNKMKKLLMRKQHDEPMDEPAKPDDEKLSDDVIDEKYPWMCGKNGFSWMRYLDFCKAKAAPVKLFKDPFPYNRNGFKVGMRMEAIDPQRASVWAVVSVAEVQGYRLRLHFDSYPDIHDYWVNADCADMFPAGWCERNNRALRPPAAHAHGFSWPLYLKQMRAIAAPRHLFPHITAATVKPNGFRIGMKLEAEDRKNDMVCVATVADMLDARLLINFDSWDDMYDVWLDPTSPYIHPVGWAEENDIALTPPNFYKDPDAFSWDSYLAETGAAAAPPRAFKTRPPQGFKPGMKLEVVDKRVPFLIRVASISEVKGHQVRVSFDGWPDELSYWLDDDSPDIHPVGWCLKTGHPLEPPLTAEEAVVRGPCGVGGCRGLGSLRRGAHKQHVAASACPYRATSTPTPPDRLAAERPTRPLGRPPKAADTLTPTSDTHTPKEKPARGRPPKHKRVEEISKADQASDDESISSSNAASSRRWRVRRLRSPRQSRERELQSDVHRHIAALQLPSRPDIWTQEEVGMLVARVGGGAAGAAARAARLAGRELLMASCEELRAGLQLRLGPAVKVYGAIRQLRRAIT; translated from the exons ATGGAGAGACAGCAGTGTAATCCACTTCAAAACTTTGACGATTCGAAGAGtgagattttgaaaaaaagattACTGAAATCGAGCAGCGCTCCCGCCTGCAACAATCTAGCTACGACCGGTTCGCAGCATAATGTGCTGCTGAATACTTTGCGC ACGCCGATATCGAGCAGCATGATCGTGTCGTCGGTGGGCAGCGGGCAGGGCGCGCTGCCGCTGCAGCACGGGCTGGTGACGCACTCGCTGGCGCCCGTGAAGCTGCACCCGAGCCCCGCGCAGTACCCCCTGCAGCTGTCCACCGTGCACGTGCCCGTGCAGATCCCCGGCACCAGCGCCAACATCAACGTGCCCGTGCAGCTCTCGGGCCCCAGCAGCAGTGTGCCTCTGCAAATAGCCCCCGTCAGTCTTCCAATACAAGTGTCCGGGACTACAAGTGTGCCAGTTCAGTTGCCAGCGGGAGATACTATCAATGTTCCTTTGCAAATCCCTGGTGCTAGTCAGAACATTCAACTCGGGGCTCCGGGTATGCAGTCTATGCCAATTTTGCAAAGCTCTAGTCAGCCAATGAGTTCTATTATACATGTGCATATGGGGTCTAATCCTCGGTCTAACAGTATGGACAATGGTGGTGATATGACAGTGACCAGTACCTCTCAGATTCAAACTGTAACTTCAGGAGGTCAAGTGCACATGGGGAACAATTCTACAGTTGTGCAGATACCAAGTTCAGTTAATAATTCGATACAGTTAGCTCTTCCTAATTCGGTCAGTTCAGGAACTGTGCAGCTGCGAGGGGCCACCAGGAATGTGCCTCATGTGGTGTACATCCAGACTCCGCAAGGTCTGAAGCCAGTGACCAGCACTGATGTCATCAGCCAAGCCAGCACCAGTGGAAATCCTCCACAGATCATAGTTAGGAGACCT GTCACCAGCAACTCCAACATACATTTGATATCTAATGTCAACAACAAGCCAAACATTGCACCAAAAATAGGTCAGGGCAAGACTGTCCTGGCCCCAGCGGCCACACCGCCTATAGTTATCCAGAAACCTAAAAACAATGAGAAAATGATTGTCCCAGTCAGCATTGCTCCTGGAACAGCAGGGAAGCAAGCCATAGCCTACCTCAGCTCAGTCAAGAAACCTAACACTAAAAATATGGCAGACAACCAGTCCATTCTAATCTCTAATAACCAGTCCACTGTCAACTCTAACAACCAGAAGCTATTTCTTACTCCAATGAATAtgccaaaaatacaaaacacaaagtTTATCCTGCCAGTCACTTTACCAGCCACTATGGCTTCTAAAGGACctatcataaatttgcaaaTAGCTAATGGGCAAATACAAAATGATCCCCAAGGAGGTATTACTGTCATGAGAGACAGTGCAGGCTTAGAGTCGGCAGATATGCCACCGTTGCAGCCTCTAGCAAAAATTGGAAATCTTAATGGGAATAGCAAAGAAACTAATCCAGTGCCACAGAGTCCTAGCAAATGTGAAACATACACAATATCCATTCCTGGGTCCCGAGCGGAGCCTACAGAAGAACAAGGAACATATACACTGTCAATACCAGAAACCAATGCTTCAATGAATGATGACATCTACACAGTCTCAATAGCTGACGATGAGGATCGAAGTAGGGAAAAGTCCTTCACTCTAGCAATACCAGAAAAGGGGAAGAGTTTGTTAAATAGAAAC GATCGAGAGGAATGAAGTTGGTTCCATGTGACGATAGCGGCACCTGCTATTTTAAGGCGATCTAACTCTGATAACAGTGAAAGAAAAGCTTCCAATGCGAATCTCAAGAGGCGGATATCCCTATGCAATGAAAATTTCACTAGTAAAAACATTAAACTGACACAACCGCTGCCAAAACCGGTGGAAAAATCCGAAGAGCCTCCAGATTCTGACAATAACGACGATCATCGCGTGCCTTCTCTCTTTTGCGACGAAAAGTTAGACAAGGACTTGGAATGCAAAGTCATTCTTGGTGATTCAGACGAGGACTACAAGGAAAAGAAAGAACCAGAAACCAAGAGCTTATTGTACTACCAGAAAGATATGAAAAATGATAGAATGAAAAGGGAAAGTGTTGATAGTGCGTTAGAGGAAGATCCTCCTGGATTATTCTGGAACAATGGGATAGCGCAGCTGCAAGGCAGCACGCTACAGTTCCAAACAAATGAATTTGGGCTTATAGATATCATAGATGCG AGATCCTGAAGAGTTACCTCTCCACCGAGTGCGAAATACCACACGCCGTTAAAACAGCGAGAACGTCCGCGCGAAAAGAAACCGACGTCCCCTGAAGATTTGTACCGTTGCGACGGCTGCGGCTGCCATGGGATGGCAGCAGAAttcattacgcctaacttctgcAGTCTCACTTGCCAAAGCGATGTACAGAAGATTACTCAAAAGAAGCGAGATCGCGAGCGCGCAGAGCTAACTCGCCGGAGGAATAAGATGAAGAAACTTCTGATGAGGAAGCAGCATGATGAGCCGATGGACGAGCCGGCTAAGCCTGACGATGAGAAGTTGTCTGACGATGTGATAGACGAGAAGTACCCGTGGATGTGTGGGAAGAACGGTTTCTCGTGGATGCGGTACCTGGACTTCTGTAAGGCGAAGGCGGCCCCGGTGAAGTTGTTCAAGGACCCGTTCCCGTACAACCGGAACGGGTTCAAGGTCGGCATGAGGATGGAGGCGATAGACCCGCAGCGCGCGTCCGTGTGGGCCGTGGTGTCTGTGGCTGAAGTGCag GGCTACCGCCTGCGCCTGCACTTCGACTCGTACCCCGACATCCACGACTACTGGGTGAACGCGGACTGCGCGGACATGTTCCCGGCCGGCTGGTGCGAGCGCAACAACCGCGCGCTGCGCCCGCCCGCGGCGCACGCGCACGGCTTCAGCTGGCCCCTGTATCTCAAGCAGATGCGGGCTATAGCCGCGCCTAGGCACCTGTTCCCGCATATCACTGCTGCG ACTGTAAAACCCAACGGCTTCCGCATAGGCATGAAGCTCGAAGCCGAAGACCGCAAGAACGACATGGTTTGCGTCGCCACCGTCGCGGACATGCTCGACGCCAGACTACTCATCAACTTCGACTCCTGGGACGACATGTATGACGTCTGGCTGGACCCCACCTCGCCGTACATACACCCGGTCGGCTGGGCGGAGGAGAACGACATCGCACTCACACCGCCCAACT TCTACAAGGACCCGGACGCGTTCTCTTGGGACAGCTACCTGGCCGAGACGGGGGCCGCGGCGGCGCCCCCGCGCGCCTTCAAGACGCGCCCGCCGCAGGGCTTCAAGCCCGGCATGAAGCTGGAGGTCGTCGACAAGAGG GTGCCGTTCCTGATCCGCGTAGCCAGTATAAGCGAAGTGAAAGGCCATCAAGTCCGCGTATCGTTCGATGGATGGCCGGACGAGCTATCTTATTGGCTGGACGATGACTCTCCTGACATCCACCCTGTCGGCTGGTGTTTGAAGACGGGACATCCACTGGAACCACCACTAA CGGCTGAAGAAGCAGTGGTCCGCGGCCCCTGCGGCGTAGGCGGGTGCCGCGGCCTCGGCTCCCTCCGC AGAGGCGCTCACAAGCAGCACGTAGCGGCCTCTGCTTGCCCCTATCGCGCCACTTCCACACCCACCCCGCCTGACCGGCTCGCTGCAGAACGACCCACGAG ACCGCTGGGCCGGCCTCCGAAAGCGGCTGACACACTCACTCCCACCAGCGACACACACACGCCGAAAGAGAA ACCCGCAAGAGGAAGACCTCCAAAACATAAGAGGGTGGAGGAAATCTCGAAAGCGGATCAG GCATCCGACGACGAGTCAATATCGAGCAGTAACGCCGCCAGCAGTCGTCGCTGGCGAGTCCGTCGCCTCCGCTCACCGCGTCAGTCACGCGAGCGAGAACTGCAGTCTGACGTGCACAGACACATCGCCGCGTTGCAGCTGCCGAGCCGGCCGGATATATGGACGCAG GAGGAGGTGGGCATGCTGGTGGCGCGGGTGGGCGGGGGCGCGGCgggggcggcggcgcgcgcggctcGTCTGGCGGGCCGCGAGCTGCTCATGGCGTCGTGCGAGGAGCTGCGCGCCGGCCTGCAGCTGCGCCTCGGGCCCGCCGTCAAG